CTGCCGTGATTGCATCAACCGCGGTGATGATTTTTGCTGCTTCGCCAATCAGCGACTTTGTAGATAAACACCCTTCACTTAAAGTTTTAGCATTAAGCTTCTTATTAATGATCGGATTCACACTGATTGTTGAATCTTTAGAAGTTCACATTCCTAAAGGATATGTTTATTTCGCTATGGCCTTTTCTGTCTTCGTAGAGTTTCTTAACATTCGTATGCGTAAGAAAGCTGACCCAGTTAAGCTTCGCGAAATTGTTACCAAGGAAGACTAGTGATTGATACCCGTGATGATGAACAATGGATGAGATTTGCTTTAAGTCTTGCAAAAAAGGCCGCCCACAAAGGGGAAGTCCCCGTGGCGGCACTTTTAGTAGGACCGGAAGGCTTAATTACCCAAGCGATCAACACACGGGAGCGTCAACAAACTCCCATTGGCCATGCAGAGCTTTTCTGTTTACATAAAGCCTCGCAAAAAAAAGGCAACTGGCGCCTAAACGAGTGCACACTTTACGTTACATTAGAACCTTGCGTGATGTGCGCAGGAGCCATTCAACAATCACGTGTTCAGCGCGTGGTTTATGGCGCCACGGATCCAAAAGGTGGAGCGGTAAAAAGCCTATTTCAAGTCCTAAATGATGATCGCCTTAATCACAAAGTTGATGTCACTTCGGGCGTTCTCGAAAAAGAATGCAGCGAACTTCTTCATGGTTTTTTCCAGTCCCGCCGCGATGAAGAAAAGGCAGAAAAAGCCCAAAAAGTTTATCGCAAACGAGCTTCCGTTATCGTTGTTCATAAAAATAAAATACTTGGCTTTAATGCCGTAGATCCCGTGTCCCAGGAACCCTACTTTTTCCTTCCTGGTGGCAGAGTCGAAGACGGTGAAACGCCAAAAGAAACTGCCGAGCGTGAATGCCTTGAAGAAACCGGGTACCGTGTGCGCGTTTTAGAAGAAACCGCGTTCGAAAGAAAATATGACTTTAATTGGAATGGTGAAATCCATGCCTGTGATACGGTTTTTTATGTCGCTCAATTAGATGAAGAATGGTCTGAACCTAAAGACGTTCGCGATACTGATTATCACCAAGGTGTTGATTGGATTGAGGCTAAAAACGCTTCAGATGTTTTTTCGTATAATAAAGACATCCTGTGGGCCGTGCAAAAATTGCTGAAAACCGCTCAAAAGAAATCCGCCTTGCGCTAAAAATGGGGGGCTGTTACAACGAGCCTCTTATGACTACGACAAAATTTACTGACCTCCCTTTGATTGCTCCCCTTCAGTTCGCTTTAAAAGAAGCAGGCTATGAACACCCAACACCAATTCAGTTGGCGGCTATGCCTATTGTTCTTGAAGGAAAAGATCTTCTTGGAATCGCGCAAACAGGGACTGGTAAGACAGCTGCTTTTTCATTACCTATCTTGCAAAACTTATCAAAGCATCGCACTCGCCCAGAAAGCAAATGCCCACGCGCTTTAATTCTGACTCCGACGCGTGAACTTGCGATTCAGATTCATGAAAATATCGAAGCCTACGGAAAGCACTTAAACCTAAAGCACGCCGTGATCTTTGGTGGTGTTGGCCAAAACCCGCAAGTGCGCGCACTTCAAGCTGGTGTTGATATTCTGGTGGCGACCCCGGGCCGTTTGATTGATTTGTTCCAACAAAAATTCCTGCGTTTAGATAAAGTTGAAATCTTCGTTCTTGATGAAGCCGATCGCATGCTTGATATGGGTTTCATGCAAGACATTAAACGCATCTTGCCTTTGCTTCCTAAAAAGCGTCACAACCTGTTTTTCTCGGCAACCATGCCGCCAGAAATTGCTAAACTTGCCCACAGCATTTTAGTGGATCCAGAAAAAGTGGAAGTAACACCGACATCATCTACCGCTGAAAAAGTGGATCAAAAGGTGATGTACGTTGAAAAGAAAGATAAGTTAGATCTTTTGATTCATCTTCTTAAAGACAACAATCTTTCGCGCGTTTTAGTTTTCGTGGCGATGAAACACGGTGCAAATCGTGTTGTTGATAAACTTGTAAAAGCTGGCATTGAAGCTGCCGGTATTCACGGTGATAAATCGCAGAACGCCCGTCAAAGAGCTTTAGAAGAATTCAAAACAGGCGATGTGCGCGTACTGGTAGCTACGGATATCGCTGCTCGCGGAATTGATATTGATAACATCAGTCACGTGATCAATCTGGATGTTCCACATATTCCTGAAAGTTACGTGCACAGAATTGGCCGTACCGCTCGCGCTGGTGCAAGTGGTGATGCAATTTCATTCTGTACTGCTGAAGAAAAATCGTTCATGTTCGCAATCGAAAAGGTGACTCGTCAAAAAGTCGAAGTGATTAAGGATCAGCCTTATCATTCAGTTGAAATTGAAAATGCAGCGGTTGTAAGCCCAGGTAAAGCAAAAGCGATGCTTGAAGGCCAACGCATGGAAAACAGAGCTAAGAACTATAAAAGAAAACCCCACAGAGGCCCTGCTGGTGGACCAA
This is a stretch of genomic DNA from Bdellovibrio reynosensis. It encodes these proteins:
- the tadA gene encoding tRNA adenosine(34) deaminase TadA gives rise to the protein MIDTRDDEQWMRFALSLAKKAAHKGEVPVAALLVGPEGLITQAINTRERQQTPIGHAELFCLHKASQKKGNWRLNECTLYVTLEPCVMCAGAIQQSRVQRVVYGATDPKGGAVKSLFQVLNDDRLNHKVDVTSGVLEKECSELLHGFFQSRRDEEKAEKAQKVYRKRASVIVVHKNKILGFNAVDPVSQEPYFFLPGGRVEDGETPKETAERECLEETGYRVRVLEETAFERKYDFNWNGEIHACDTVFYVAQLDEEWSEPKDVRDTDYHQGVDWIEAKNASDVFSYNKDILWAVQKLLKTAQKKSALR
- a CDS encoding DEAD/DEAH box helicase, whose protein sequence is MTTTKFTDLPLIAPLQFALKEAGYEHPTPIQLAAMPIVLEGKDLLGIAQTGTGKTAAFSLPILQNLSKHRTRPESKCPRALILTPTRELAIQIHENIEAYGKHLNLKHAVIFGGVGQNPQVRALQAGVDILVATPGRLIDLFQQKFLRLDKVEIFVLDEADRMLDMGFMQDIKRILPLLPKKRHNLFFSATMPPEIAKLAHSILVDPEKVEVTPTSSTAEKVDQKVMYVEKKDKLDLLIHLLKDNNLSRVLVFVAMKHGANRVVDKLVKAGIEAAGIHGDKSQNARQRALEEFKTGDVRVLVATDIAARGIDIDNISHVINLDVPHIPESYVHRIGRTARAGASGDAISFCTAEEKSFMFAIEKVTRQKVEVIKDQPYHSVEIENAAVVSPGKAKAMLEGQRMENRAKNYKRKPHRGPAGGPKPGHGGGHGKGGGVGKGKSGGFKKFGGKKPAGK